One genomic region from Syntrophales bacterium encodes:
- a CDS encoding fumarate hydratase: MIREIRTEKIIQAVRDLCIEANTDIGEDLLKAYEEGMNAEESPIGKEIFQQMLENARVAREKKLALCQDTGLVVVFADMGQDVHVTGGDFYAAIHEGVRRGYLEGYFRSSVVEPITRKVSGDNSPAIIHVTIVPGSRLLLNVIPKGFGGENFSKVVLFPPSVGMSGVMDFIIETIRNAGSSPCPPIIVGVGIGGTMEKAAIMAKRTLFRPLGSSHPDPVVAGLERTLLDEINKLGIGPQGLGGKVTALDVHIETFPTHIASIPVAVNIQCNSHRHKEVIL; this comes from the coding sequence ATGATCAGAGAAATCAGAACAGAGAAAATTATTCAGGCAGTAAGAGATCTGTGCATTGAGGCCAACACAGATATTGGAGAGGACCTCCTGAAAGCGTATGAAGAAGGAATGAATGCCGAGGAATCTCCTATAGGCAAAGAGATCTTCCAGCAGATGCTCGAAAACGCAAGAGTTGCCCGAGAGAAAAAACTTGCTCTTTGCCAGGATACGGGCCTTGTCGTTGTTTTTGCCGACATGGGGCAGGATGTCCACGTAACAGGGGGGGATTTTTACGCAGCTATTCACGAGGGGGTACGCCGGGGATACTTGGAAGGATATTTTCGTTCTTCCGTGGTGGAACCCATAACGAGGAAAGTATCAGGGGACAACAGCCCTGCCATTATTCATGTGACTATTGTACCAGGGTCAAGGCTTCTGCTTAACGTGATCCCCAAGGGTTTTGGCGGAGAAAATTTTAGCAAGGTGGTCTTGTTTCCTCCGTCGGTGGGAATGTCAGGAGTTATGGACTTTATTATTGAAACAATCAGAAATGCCGGATCAAGCCCCTGTCCCCCGATTATTGTTGGTGTCGGAATCGGAGGAACCATGGAGAAAGCCGCAATTATGGCAAAAAGAACTTTGTTTAGGCCTCTGGGTAGCAGTCATCCGGATCCAGTTGTTGCCGGTCTGGAAAGGACGCTGTTAGATGAAATCAATAAATTAGGGATCGGTCCTCAAGGATTAGGGGGTAAGGTTACCGCCCTGGATGTTCATATCGAGACATTTCCCACCCACATTGCCAGCATTCCAGTCGCCGTAAACATCCAGTGCAACAGCCATCGCCACAAAGAGGTCATTTTATAA
- a CDS encoding Fe-S-containing hydro-lyase translates to MPNYISLHAPLVQDEIEKLKAGDWVLLSGTIYTARDAAHKRLSLLFQEGNPFPFDVSGQVIYYVGPNPAQPGFALGSAGPTTSSRMDIYTPDLLAKGLKGMIGKGNRGKIVIEAIRKYKAVYFAAFGGLGALISEKIRTAEIIAYPDLGTEAIRRLEIVDFPLIVAIDCFGNNLYETEPMKFQGA, encoded by the coding sequence ATGCCAAATTACATTTCCCTGCACGCTCCTCTCGTACAGGACGAAATAGAGAAATTGAAGGCGGGTGACTGGGTTTTGCTTTCTGGAACAATCTACACAGCGCGGGATGCAGCGCACAAGCGCTTGTCCCTCCTATTTCAGGAAGGTAACCCTTTCCCTTTTGATGTTTCTGGACAAGTAATATATTATGTGGGGCCAAACCCGGCCCAACCGGGGTTTGCACTGGGGTCGGCAGGACCAACGACCAGTTCAAGGATGGATATTTATACGCCGGATCTTCTTGCCAAAGGTTTGAAAGGCATGATCGGTAAGGGAAACCGGGGGAAAATAGTCATTGAAGCAATACGAAAGTATAAAGCTGTTTATTTTGCTGCTTTCGGGGGGCTCGGCGCCCTTATTTCGGAGAAAATACGGACGGCTGAGATCATTGCCTATCCGGATCTTGGAACCGAAGCGATAAGAAGATTGGAAATCGTCGACTTTCCGTTAATTGTGGCTATTGACTGCTTCGGGAATAATCTTTATGAAACGGAACCGATGAAATTTCAGGGAGCGTGA